From Microbacterium croceum, a single genomic window includes:
- the galK gene encoding galactokinase, protein MTAAQHSARALFAALTGHEPDGLWSAPGRVNLIGEHTDYNEGFVLPFAIPHRTVAAVGTRDDGRIRVASTFADDVVEVALDELTALFPTTTGSAPAVPEWAAYPLGVAWALQLAGAAGRGVDIAIASDVPVGAGLSSSAAIEGATASALNDLWNAGLDKVALARIGRRAENEAVGAPTGIMDQMASMLGEPDEAIFLDCRSLEAQTVPVGAAASGLAILVMDTRVKHAHSTGGYGERRASCEKGAAIMGVKSLRDVSVTDLPRAEELMDDVTFRRVRHIVTENQRVLDTVGVLREQGARAIGELLVASHASMRDDFEISVPELDTAVEAALAAGAIGARMTGGGFGGAAIALVEQGAVEAVSTAVDAAFADAGFSAPHLFTVVPSAGAHRDA, encoded by the coding sequence ATGACCGCCGCGCAGCACAGCGCCCGCGCGCTCTTCGCAGCCCTGACGGGACACGAGCCGGACGGACTCTGGTCGGCCCCCGGCCGCGTCAACCTGATCGGCGAGCACACCGACTACAACGAGGGCTTCGTGCTGCCGTTCGCGATCCCGCACCGCACGGTCGCGGCGGTCGGCACGCGCGACGACGGCCGCATCCGCGTGGCATCGACCTTCGCGGATGACGTGGTCGAGGTCGCGCTCGACGAGCTGACCGCGCTGTTCCCGACCACCACGGGCTCCGCGCCTGCGGTCCCCGAGTGGGCCGCCTACCCGCTCGGGGTCGCGTGGGCGCTGCAGCTGGCAGGAGCCGCGGGTCGCGGTGTCGACATCGCGATCGCCTCGGACGTGCCTGTCGGCGCCGGACTCTCCTCGTCGGCCGCGATCGAGGGGGCGACGGCATCCGCTCTCAACGACCTCTGGAACGCCGGACTCGACAAGGTGGCGCTCGCCCGCATCGGACGCCGCGCCGAGAACGAGGCCGTCGGAGCGCCGACCGGGATCATGGACCAGATGGCGTCGATGCTGGGCGAGCCGGACGAGGCGATCTTCCTCGACTGCCGCTCGCTGGAAGCGCAGACCGTGCCGGTCGGCGCCGCGGCATCCGGCCTGGCGATCCTCGTGATGGACACGCGGGTGAAGCACGCGCATTCCACGGGAGGCTACGGCGAGCGCCGGGCGTCGTGCGAGAAGGGAGCGGCGATCATGGGCGTGAAGAGCCTGCGGGATGTGTCGGTGACCGACCTCCCCCGCGCCGAAGAGCTCATGGACGATGTCACGTTCCGCCGCGTGCGGCACATCGTGACCGAGAACCAGCGCGTGCTCGACACTGTGGGGGTGCTGCGCGAGCAGGGCGCGCGGGCGATCGGCGAGCTGCTCGTCGCCTCGCACGCCTCGATGCGCGACGACTTCGAGATCTCGGTACCCGAGCTCGACACCGCTGTCGAGGCCGCCCTGGCCGCGGGTGCCATCGGCGCCCGGATGACCGGCGGGGGCTTCGGCGGCGCCGCGATCGCCCTCGTCGAGCAGGGCGCGGTGGAGGCGGTGTCGACCGCCGTGGACGCGGCCTTCGCCGACGCCGGATTCAGTGCCCCGCACCTGTTCACGGTCGTCCCGTCGGCGGGCGCGCACCGCGACGCCTGA
- a CDS encoding LacI family DNA-binding transcriptional regulator yields MAAVAARAGVSGQTVSRVVNDSPRVDPATRARVEQAMSELGYRPHRAARALRTGRSQTIGLVVTTLATVGNSRMLQATAEAAAERGYALTLVTARASVAEAFERLAEQEVDGAIVLNEASALVPTADRPAGLRLVVVDAVAGTGFHAVHSDHAGGAAAATRHLLSLGHQVVHHLAGPADSFAATERERGWREALAAAGIRPPSVVRGDWSAQSGFAAGAQLSAASAVFCANDQMALGLLRALAEGGRQVPEEVSVVGFDDVPDAANYRPPLTTIRQDFTALAHRAVAALVADIEGEGAGSSASVVPTVLVERASARRS; encoded by the coding sequence ATGGCTGCCGTCGCCGCACGCGCTGGTGTCTCCGGCCAGACCGTCTCTCGTGTCGTGAACGACAGTCCTCGGGTGGACCCCGCCACGCGCGCCAGGGTCGAGCAGGCGATGTCCGAGCTCGGCTACCGTCCGCACCGCGCCGCCCGCGCCCTGCGCACCGGTCGCTCACAGACCATCGGCCTCGTCGTCACGACCCTGGCCACCGTCGGCAACTCGCGCATGCTGCAGGCGACGGCCGAGGCGGCAGCCGAACGCGGCTACGCCCTCACCCTCGTCACGGCACGGGCGAGCGTGGCGGAGGCCTTCGAGCGCCTCGCCGAGCAGGAGGTCGACGGCGCGATCGTGCTGAACGAGGCGTCCGCCCTCGTGCCGACCGCCGACCGCCCTGCCGGGCTCCGGCTGGTCGTGGTCGATGCGGTGGCCGGCACCGGATTCCATGCCGTGCACAGCGATCACGCCGGAGGGGCGGCTGCGGCGACGCGTCATCTGCTCTCGCTCGGGCACCAGGTCGTGCACCATCTCGCCGGTCCTGCCGACTCCTTCGCCGCGACCGAACGCGAGCGCGGATGGCGTGAGGCTCTCGCCGCCGCCGGCATCCGTCCGCCCTCCGTGGTGCGTGGAGACTGGAGCGCGCAGTCCGGCTTCGCGGCAGGCGCGCAGCTCTCCGCCGCCTCCGCAGTCTTCTGCGCGAATGATCAGATGGCGCTCGGGCTGCTCCGTGCGCTCGCAGAAGGCGGGCGACAGGTGCCGGAGGAGGTCAGCGTCGTCGGCTTCGACGATGTGCCGGATGCGGCGAACTACCGTCCACCGCTCACCACGATCCGGCAGGACTTCACCGCCCTCGCCCATCGAGCCGTCGCGGCCCTGGTCGCCGACATCGAGGGCGAGGGTGCCGGCTCGTCGGCGTCGGTCGTCCCCACCGTGCTGGTCGAGCGCGCCAGCGCCCGCCGGAGCTGA
- the galT gene encoding galactose-1-phosphate uridylyltransferase — protein MRTETLGAGVVKRATQLADGRDIIYYDDRDSTLGPDRAVDARTLDPRPDTATMRLDVLTGDWITVAANRQNRVMMPGADADPLAPQTPTNPSEVPSLYDVAVFENRSPAFGPALAEAIGAAPAASNPPRGLDDLAALGLGRTRTSVGRCEVVCFSPEHSGSFGTQSVTRARTVIEAWADRTAALSQLPGIEQVFPFENRGEAIGVTLPHPHGQLYAYPYVTPRTTRLLDAIDRTAPDLFARVLEFEQASERVVFRGEHWTAFVPFAARWPLEVHLTPHRHVPDFAATSEAERDELAPLYLRLLRGVDAMYDTPTPYIAAWHQAPVNVGRDTVRLHLQLTSPRRAADKLKFLAGSEAAMWAWAAEVTPEQGAARIREAIARAEEASA, from the coding sequence ATGCGGACCGAGACCCTCGGCGCCGGCGTCGTCAAGCGCGCAACCCAGCTGGCCGACGGCCGCGACATCATCTACTACGACGACCGCGACTCGACGCTCGGCCCCGACCGCGCGGTCGACGCTCGCACGCTCGACCCCCGTCCCGACACCGCGACGATGCGACTCGACGTGCTCACCGGCGACTGGATCACGGTCGCCGCGAACCGACAGAACCGCGTCATGATGCCCGGCGCCGACGCCGACCCGCTCGCACCGCAGACCCCGACGAACCCGTCGGAGGTGCCGTCGCTGTACGACGTCGCCGTGTTCGAGAACCGCTCTCCCGCGTTCGGACCCGCCCTGGCCGAGGCGATCGGCGCCGCGCCCGCCGCGAGCAACCCGCCCCGCGGTCTCGACGACCTCGCCGCACTCGGACTCGGCCGCACCCGCACCTCGGTCGGACGCTGCGAGGTCGTGTGCTTCAGCCCCGAGCATTCCGGATCGTTCGGCACCCAGTCCGTCACCCGCGCCCGCACGGTGATCGAAGCCTGGGCCGACCGCACGGCCGCCCTGTCGCAGCTGCCGGGGATCGAGCAGGTGTTCCCGTTCGAGAACCGCGGAGAGGCGATCGGGGTGACCCTGCCACATCCGCATGGTCAGCTGTACGCCTACCCCTACGTGACCCCGCGCACCACCCGGCTGCTCGACGCGATCGACCGCACCGCCCCCGACCTCTTCGCCCGCGTGCTGGAGTTCGAGCAGGCGTCGGAGCGCGTCGTGTTCCGCGGCGAGCACTGGACGGCGTTCGTGCCGTTCGCCGCCCGCTGGCCCCTCGAGGTGCACCTGACGCCGCACCGCCACGTACCCGACTTCGCCGCGACGTCCGAAGCCGAGCGCGATGAGCTCGCGCCGCTCTACCTGCGTCTGCTGCGCGGCGTCGATGCGATGTACGACACCCCGACGCCGTACATCGCCGCCTGGCACCAGGCGCCCGTGAACGTGGGCCGCGACACCGTGCGCCTGCACCTGCAGCTCACGAGCCCGCGCCGCGCCGCCGACAAGCTCAAGTTCCTCGCCGGCTCCGAGGCCGCGATGTGGGCCTGGGCCGCCGAGGTCACCCCGGAGCAGGGCGCCGCCCGCATCCGCGAAGCCATCGCCCGCGCCGAGGAGGCCTCCGCATGA